A single genomic interval of Daucus carota subsp. sativus chromosome 1, DH1 v3.0, whole genome shotgun sequence harbors:
- the LOC108215591 gene encoding hydroxycinnamoyl-CoA:piscidic acid hydroxycinnamoyltransferase: MANSSNHMVQYEGFLTVVPHRPTFPRPSVRISTEKDREAGLLRQCFRMILCYEKASSDDSGWMVAGWTKTSIGIALSEKPVLAGRLRRAEDGGLELVSNDSGVRLVEARIALRLDEFGGLRNKEEERKQLVYWKSIDDQDTQFSPLMYIQVTNFKCGAYAIGISCSILLADPFSMSSFLKRWSEIHMNLVTESLSQKLPLFYLPNFGKPNSTQVYSPNYEPAKETSRQTLIFKFANLTVDNEMQRIVALSCIDKVNRRLGKKVTSDFSLLVKNPNNDMLKIDTISVKEVLSLESFKNLTGINSKDYSWGEYIDADGINIAKGNKPTETVCWISSPDEEDLVMIISSESNMTVIVTVSTTNDA, translated from the exons ATGGCAAACAGCAGCAACCACATGGTGCAATACGAAGGTTTTCTAACTGTTGTACCACATAGGCCAACTTTCCCGAGGCCATCAGTCCGAATTTCAACCGAAAAAGACAGGGAGGCAGGCCTTTTGAGGCAGTGCTTTCGTATGATTTTATGTTATGAGAAGGCATCTAGTGATGATTCTGGCTGGATGGTTGCTGGTTGGACTAAGACGTCGATTGGAATTGCGTTGTCAGAGAAGCCAGTCTTAGCTGGGAGGCTAAGAAGAGCGGAAGATGGTGGACTAGAGCTTGTCTCGAATGACAGTGGTGTAAGGCTAGTCGAGGCGCGGATTGCATTGAGGTTGGATGAGTTTGGTGGTTTgaggaacaaggaagaagagcGGAAACAGCTTGTTTATTGGAAGAGTATTGATGATCAGGACACTCAGTTTTCGCCACTAATGTACATTCAG GTGACAAACTTCAAATGTGGTGCATATGCAATAGGAATAAGCTGCAGCATACTTCTAGCTGACCCTTTTTCAATGTCAAGCTTCCTCAAAAGATGGTCCGAAATTCACATGAACCTTGTCACTGAATCTTTATCTCAGAAACTACCTCTGTTCTACCTCCCTAATTTCGGAAAACCCAACTCAACTCAGGTATACAGCCCGAATTACGAACCTGCAAAAGAAACCAGCAGGCAGACTCTGATCTTCAAATTCGCAAATTTGACAGTGGACAATGAAATGCAGAGGATAGTAGCATTGTCATGCATTGACAAGGTGAACCGCAGGCTCGGGAAAAAGGTAACTTCAGATTTTTCCTTACTAGTCAAGAACCCGAACAATGATATGCTCAAGATTGATACAATTAGCGTGAAAGAAGTTTTATCTCTGGAATCTTTCAAGAATCTAACTGGGATTAACAGTAAAGATTATAGTTGGGGTGAATATATTGATGCTGATGGAATCAACATTGCAAAGGGAAACAAGCCTACTGAAACTGTCTGTTGGATTTCTTCACCGGATGAGGAAGACCTGGTCATGATTATTTCATCTGAGTCGAACATGACTGTAATTGTAACAGTTTCAACTACAAATGATGCCTaa
- the LOC108215011 gene encoding salutaridinol 7-O-acetyltransferase, with amino-acid sequence MTNNSNSMVQYEAFSSVVPHKPTFPRPSFRISAEKDLEPGNLKRCFHMLLCYERTSSEDSGWIVAGWTKTSMAMALSDKPMLAGRLRGVEDGGLEIVSNDSGIRLVEARIPITLSEFVGLRYKGEVRKQLVYWKSIDGQDTQFSPLMYIQVTNFKCGGYAIGISCSILLADPFLMSSFLKKWSKIHMNLFSESQTQKLPLQYLPNFGKSDSTPVYDPNYATPQATTEQTLIFKFANLTMDNEMQSIVALSCIEKAHRRLGKEVTSDFSLLVKDPFNNVFKIVTIIVKDVISLESFENYTANHGEDCSWGDYVDAGGINIAKNNNPVDTVCWISSPVEQDLVMIISSGSNVTVVVTVSATDHAVEIA; translated from the exons ATGACAAACAATAGCAACTCCATGGTACAATATGAAGCCTTTTCGAGTGTTGTACCACATAAGCCAACTTTTCCAAGGCCATCATTTAGAATCTCAGCCGAAAAGGATTTGGAGCCTGGCAATTTAAAGCGGTGTTTCCACATGCTTTTATGTTATGAAAGGACCTCTAGTGAAGATTCAGGGTGGATTGTGGCTGGCTGGACTAAGACGTCGATGGCTATGGCATTGTCGGATAAGCCAATGCTGGCTGGGAGGTTGAGAGGAGTTGAGGATGGGGGGCTGGAGATTGTGTCAAATGACAGTGGTATAAGGCTAGTCGAGGCGCGGATTCCAATTACGTTGAGTGAGTTTGTTGGATTGAGGTACAAGGGAGAGGTGCGGAAACAGCTGGTTTATTGGAAGAGTATTGATGGTCAGGATACTCAGTTTTCGCCACTGATGTACATTCAG GTGACGAATTTCAAATGTGGTGGATACGCGATAGGCATAAGCTGCAGCATACTTCTAGCCGACCCTTTTCTGATGTCGAGCTTCCTCAAGAAATGGTCCAAAATTCACATGAACCTTTTCAGTGAATCCCAGACACAGAAACTCCCTCTGCAATACCTCCCTAATTTCGGAAAATCTGACTCAACTCCTGTATACGACCCAAATTACGCGACTCCACAAGCAACCACTgaacaaactctgatcttcaaaTTTGCAAACTTGACAATGGACAACGAAATGCAAAGCATTGTTGCACTGTCATGCATTGAGAAGGCTCACCGCAGGCTCGGAAAAGAGGTGACTTCAGATTTTTCATTGCTAGTCAAGGACCCTTTCAACAATGTGTTCAAGATTGTTACAATTATTGTGAAGGATGTCATTTCACTGGAATCTTTCGAGAACTATACTGCGAATCACGGGGAAGATTGTAGCTGGGGTGATTATGTTGATGCTGGTGGCATAAACATTGCAAAAAATAACAATCCTGTTGATACTGTGTGTTGGATCTCTTCACCGGTTGAGCAAGACCTGGTCATGATTATTTCATCTGGTTCGAACGTGACTGTGGTTGTAACAGTTTCGGCTACAGATCATGCGGTAGAAATAGCTTAA
- the LOC108204765 gene encoding ras-related protein RABD2c, giving the protein MNQEYDYLFKLLLIGDSGVGKSCLLLRFADDSYLESYISTIGVDFKIRTVEQDGKTIKLQIWDTAGQERFRTITSSYYRGAHGIIVVYDVTDQESFNNVKQWLSEIDRYASENVNKLLVGNKCDLTSQKVVSTETAKAFADEIGIPFLETSAKSATNVEQAFMAMTADIKNRMASQPGMNNARPPTVQIRGQPVNQKSGCCSS; this is encoded by the exons ATGAATCAAGAGTA TGACTACCTGTTCAAGCTTTTGCTTATCGGAGATTCTGGCGTTGGGAAATCATGTCTCCTCTTGAGGTTTGCT GATGATTCATATTTGGAAAGTTATATAAGCACTATCGGCGTTGACTTT AAAATCCGCACCGTGGAGCAAGATGGCAAAACTATAAAACTTCAAATT TGGGATACTGCTGGACAAGAACGGTTTAGGACGATTACTAGCAGCTACTATCGTGGAGCACATGGTATCATT GTTGTGTATGATGTGACAGATCAAGAGAGCTTCAACAATGTTAAGCAGTGGTTGAGTGAAATCGACCGTTATGCAAGTGAGAATGTGAACAAGCTTTTAGTTGGAAACAAATGTGATCTTACATCACAGAAGGTCGTGTCTACCGAAACAGCAAAG GCATTTGCAGATGAAATTGGGATTCCGTTCTTGGAAACGAGTGCTAAAAGTGCAACCAATGTTGAACAGGCTTTCATGGCCATGACTGCTGACATCAAGAATAG GATGGCTAGTCAACCAGGCATGAATAATGCCAGGCCGCCGACTGTTCAGATCCGGGGACAACCTGTTAATCAAAAGTCTGGTTGCTGTTCATCTTAA
- the LOC108205371 gene encoding RGG repeats nuclear RNA binding protein A: protein MATGNPFDLLVDDDNDDVSQLLQKLPPPVKKAPVAEKVAPAAKLPVKPLPPAQAVRESRTDGQRGGGRFGGRGTGRGRGGRFGRDFADNGNSYNNNNGGFSEGYRQPEQGDLDKSSERRAYGGPRGGGGAPRGGRRGGYNNGEVTEGERPRRVYERHSGTARGNEFSKRDGAGRGNWGTPTDDIAPVNEEPVNDGEKNAEAEKEPEQENTDDASKENPVTEPEEKEPEEMTLEEYEKVLEEKRKALLALKSEERKVDLDKDFESMQLLSSKKNEEEIFVKLGTDKDKRKEAEKEEKAKKALSINEFLKPAEGEKYYGPGRGRGRGRGPRGGFGGNMGNNVRAPAIEDQGQFPTLGAK, encoded by the exons ATGGCCACTGGTAATCCGTTTGATCTGCTCGTTGATGATGACAACGACGACGTTTCGCAGCTGCTTCAGAAGCTCCCGCCGCCGGTCAAGAAAGCACCGGTAGCCGAAAAAGTCGCTCCCGCGGCTAAGCTTCCGGTCAAGCCTCTACCTCCCGCCCAGGCTG TGAGGGAGTCAAGGACTGATGGTCAGCGAGGTGGAGGACGGTTTGGTGGTCGTGGGACTGGCCGTGGTCGTGGAGGAAGGTTTGGTCGAGATTTTGCTGATAATGGGAACTCGTACAACAATAACAACGGTGGGTTTTCTGAGGGATACAGACAACCTGAACAAGGTGACTTAGACAAGTCTTCTGAAAGACGAGCATATGGTGGTCCTCGTGGGGGTGGCGGAGCTCCTCGTGGTGGTCGCCGCGGGGGTTATAACAATGGAGAAGTTACTGAAGGTGAACGCCCTCGAAGGGTATATGAACGCCATAGTGGGACTGCCCGCGG AAATGAGTTCAGTAAGCGTGATGGTGCTGGCAGGGGGAACTGGGGAACTCCCACTGATGACATTGCTCC AGTGAATGAAGAGCCTGTTAATGATGGTGAAAAGAATGCTGAAGCTGAAAAAGAGCCAGAGCAGGAAAACACTGATGATGCCAGCAAGGAGAACCCTGTAACTGAACCAGAAGAGAAGGAACCTGAG gaAATGACTCTGGAGGAGTATGAGAAAGTACTTGAGGAGAAAAGGAAAGCATTGCTGGCACTTAAATCAGAAGAGAGAAAGGTTGACTTGGATAAAGATTTTGAATCAATGCAGCTTCTCTCAAGCAAGAAAAATGAAGAAGAGATATTTGTCAAATTG GGGACTGACAAGGACAAACGTAAAGAGGCTGAAAAGGAGGAGAAAGCGAAGAAG GCTCTCAGCATAAATGAGTTTCTGAAGCCTGCTGAAGGAGAAAAATACTATGGCCCTGGTCGTGGACGTGGACGTGGCCGAGGTCCAAGAGGAGGTTTCGGGGGAAACATGGGAAACAATGTTCGTGCCCCGGCAATTGAGGATCAAGGCCAGTTCCCTACTCTGGGGGCAAAGTGA
- the LOC108205159 gene encoding phospholipase A1-Ibeta2, chloroplastic: protein MLLSLTLPPQNLGFFETRRASFKLRKSPLNPCAPRFFNSASVSVSNTTLTRKHLSNLDKLLPVKSEPVPVFPPRSDPNPISNEEAKTRGILEALNLPRFWKESKAAEEVSPRHLNRLRRLLSKSAEYSPRNILGSKWRQYHGSDNWAGLLDPLDENLRREMVRYGEFIQAAYHCFHNDPATSADHAPADRHVALPDRSYKVTKNLYATASVGLPKWVDTVAPDLSWMTQRSSCIGYVAVCDDRREIERMGRRDIVIALRGTATCLEWAENMRDLLVQMPGQDDKAPSQAKVECGFLSLFKTSGPHMPSLSESVVKEVQRLVELYKGETLSITVTGHSLGAAMALLVADELSTSVPDTPPVAVFSFGGPRVGNRGFATRLESQNVKVLRIVNSQDVITKVPGMFVSEGLDKKLRESSACSVLNILDNNMPWAYTHVGTELKLDTKMSPFLKPDADVACCHDLEAYLHLVDGFMASNCPFRPDSKRSLVKLLDEQKSNMKRLYTNKVNALSFKPRKELLRMPSVLPSPSSS, encoded by the coding sequence ATGCTATTAAGTTTGACGCTCCCTCCGCAAAATCTCGGATTCTTTGAGACCCGGCGAGCGAGTTTCAAGCTCAGGAAGTCGCCGCTCAATCCGTGCGCTCCACGGTTCTTTAACTCGgcttcggtttcggtttcgaaCACAACTCTCACACGTAAGCACTTGTCTAACCTAGATAAGTTGCTTCCTGTTAAATCCGAGCCTGTTCCGGTTTTTCCACCCCGATCTGATCCGAATCCGATCTCGAATGAAGAAGCAAAAACAAGAGGTATTTTGGAAGCTTTAAATTTACCGAGGTTTTGGAAGGAGTCAAAGGCCGCGGAGGAGGTCTCTCCGCGACATTTAAATAGACTCCGCCGACTTTTATCCAAGTCGGCGGAGTATTCCCCGAGGAATATTCTAGGTAGTAAGTGGAGGCAGTATCACGGATCGGATAATTGGGCGGGTCTACTTGACCCGCTCGATGAAAATTTACGTCGAGAAATGGTTAGGTATGGGGAATTTATTCAAGCGGCTTATCATTGTTTTCATAATGATCCCGCCACGTCAGCTGATCACGCTCCGGCTGATCGGCACGTGGCACTTCCTGATAGGTCGTACAAGGTGACCAAGAATTTATATGCCACGGCATCAGTTGGGCTGCCTAAGTGGGTTGACACCGTGGCACCGGATCTGAGCTGGATGACTCAACGGTCCAGCTGTATCGGTTACGTGGCGGTTTGCGACGATCGAAGAGAGATCGAACGGATGGGAAGGCGGGACATAGTAATCGCGCTTCGCGGGACTGCCACGTGTCTCGAGTGGGCCGAGAACATGCGAGACTTGCTCGTTCAGATGCCAGGTCAAGATGACAAAGCCCCATCGCAAGCCAAAGTTGAATGCGGATTCTTAAGCCTCTTCAAAACCTCTGGGCCCCACATGCCAAGCCTGTCCGAATCAGTAGTAAAAGAAGTTCAAAGACTTGTCGAATTATACAAAGGTGAAACCCTAAGCATAACCGTCACCGGACACAGCCTCGGCGCCGCCATGGCCCTCCTCGTGGCCGACGAATTATCCACATCCGTACCCGACACCCCTCCCGTCGCGGTATTCTCCTTCGGCGGTCCCCGGGTTGGAAACCGAGGATTCGCCACCCGTCTCGAATCCCAAAACGTCAAGGTGTTGAGAATAGTGAACTCACAAGACGTGATCACTAAAGTCCCTGGTATGTTCGTAAGCGAAGGCCTAGACAAAAAACTCCGCGAATCATCCGCATGCTCAGTCCTCAACATCCTCGACAACAACATGCCGTGGGCTTACACTCACGTCGGGACCGAACTGAAACTCGACACGAAAATGTCCCCATTCCTAAAACCCGATGCTGACGTGGCATGCTGTCATGATCTCGAAGCCTACTTGCATCTCGTAGACGGATTCATGGCCTCGAATTGTCCGTTCAGACCGGACTCGAAGAGGAGCTTAGTGAAGTTGCTAGATGAACAAAAATCGAACATGAAACGGTTGTACACGAACAAGGTGAATGCGTTGAGTTTCAAGCCTAGAAAGGAGTTGTTGCGGATGCCTAGTGTATTGCCGAGTCCTTCTTCTTCCTAG